The proteins below are encoded in one region of Paraburkholderia phenazinium:
- the adh gene encoding aldehyde dehydrogenase has protein sequence MNHAEMQFLTTEFPYKKQYQNFIGGEWVKPVGGEYFDNISPITGEPFTSIPRSREADIELALDAAHRAKVAWGKTSTTDRANILNRIADRMEANLQRIAVAETIDNGKPLRESMAADIPLAIDHFRYFASCVRAQEGSISEIDSETMAYHFHEPLGVVGQIIPWNFPILMAVWKLAPALAAGNCVVLKPAEQTPASILVLLELIQDLLPAGVINVVNGFGLEAGKPLASNKRIAKIAFTGETTTGRLIMQYASQNIIPVTLELGGKSPNIFFADVMDHDDSFFDKALEGFTMFALNQGEVCTCPSRVLIDEKIYDRFMERALKRVAAITQGHPLDSKTMIGAQASQEQLEKILSYIDLGKQEGAECLIGGERNALDGELKKGYYVKPTVFRGQNKMRIFQEEIFGPVVSVTTFKNEDEALEIANDTLYGLGAGVWSRDGSRAFRMGRGIQAGRVWTNCYHAYPAHAAFGGYKQSGIGRENHKMMLDHYQQTKNLLVSYSDKPLGFF, from the coding sequence ATGAACCACGCAGAAATGCAGTTTCTGACCACCGAATTCCCGTACAAAAAGCAGTATCAGAACTTTATCGGCGGTGAATGGGTGAAGCCGGTTGGCGGCGAGTACTTCGACAATATCTCGCCCATTACAGGTGAACCGTTCACGTCGATTCCGCGTTCGCGCGAAGCCGATATCGAACTCGCGCTCGATGCCGCGCATCGCGCCAAAGTGGCATGGGGCAAGACCTCGACGACCGATCGCGCCAACATCCTCAACCGCATCGCCGATCGCATGGAAGCGAACCTGCAGCGTATCGCCGTCGCAGAGACGATCGATAACGGCAAGCCGCTACGCGAATCGATGGCCGCGGATATCCCGCTTGCCATCGATCACTTCCGCTACTTCGCAAGCTGCGTGCGCGCCCAGGAAGGCTCGATCTCCGAGATCGACAGCGAAACCATGGCCTACCACTTCCACGAACCGCTCGGCGTGGTGGGGCAGATCATCCCGTGGAACTTCCCGATCCTGATGGCGGTGTGGAAGCTCGCTCCAGCGCTGGCAGCCGGCAATTGCGTCGTACTGAAGCCGGCAGAGCAAACGCCCGCTTCGATCCTTGTGCTGCTCGAACTGATTCAGGATCTGCTGCCGGCAGGCGTCATCAACGTCGTCAACGGCTTCGGTCTCGAGGCAGGCAAGCCGCTCGCGTCGAACAAGCGCATTGCCAAGATTGCCTTCACCGGCGAGACGACCACTGGCCGCCTGATCATGCAATACGCGAGTCAGAACATCATCCCGGTAACGCTGGAGCTCGGCGGCAAGAGTCCGAATATTTTCTTCGCCGACGTGATGGATCACGACGACAGCTTCTTCGACAAGGCGCTCGAAGGCTTCACGATGTTCGCGCTGAACCAGGGTGAAGTCTGTACCTGTCCGTCGCGCGTGCTGATCGACGAAAAGATCTACGACCGCTTTATGGAACGTGCGCTCAAGCGTGTTGCCGCAATCACGCAAGGGCACCCGCTCGACAGCAAGACCATGATCGGCGCGCAAGCTTCGCAGGAGCAGCTCGAAAAGATCCTCTCGTACATCGATCTTGGCAAGCAGGAAGGCGCGGAATGCCTGATCGGCGGCGAGCGCAATGCACTCGACGGTGAGCTGAAGAAAGGCTACTACGTGAAGCCGACGGTATTCCGCGGCCAGAACAAGATGCGTATTTTCCAGGAAGAAATCTTCGGGCCGGTGGTGTCGGTGACGACCTTCAAGAACGAAGACGAAGCGTTGGAGATTGCGAACGACACTCTGTACGGTCTCGGCGCCGGCGTGTGGAGCCGCGACGGTTCGCGCGCTTTCCGCATGGGACGCGGGATTCAGGCGGGGCGCGTGTGGACCAACTGCTATCACGCGTATCCGGCGCATGCGGCGTTCGGCGGCTACAAGCAATCGGGCATCGGCCGTGAAAATCACAAGATGATGCTCGATCACTATCAGCAAACGAAGAATCTCCTCGTCAGCTACAGCGACAAGCCGCTCGGCTTCTTCTGA
- a CDS encoding DUF2471 domain-containing protein: MTHATAFDEDVRNIDPIALERALRSASLDLQQVIVTVARRHLNSGRRAYPIGSGLPTWRTLQTIDELVFENPGFRARNKEHVRDMFVRFGDSRLAGSDLDEPVDWRRDDDDLPVVYLTVRALIQSDSTDGGGSD; the protein is encoded by the coding sequence ATGACCCATGCCACGGCCTTCGACGAAGATGTCCGAAACATCGATCCCATTGCCCTCGAACGCGCGCTCCGCAGCGCATCGCTCGACCTTCAGCAGGTCATTGTCACAGTCGCCAGGCGTCATCTGAATAGCGGTCGTCGCGCTTATCCGATCGGCAGTGGATTGCCGACCTGGCGCACCCTGCAGACGATCGACGAACTGGTGTTCGAGAATCCCGGCTTCCGGGCGAGAAATAAAGAGCACGTCCGGGACATGTTCGTCCGTTTCGGCGACAGCCGTCTGGCCGGCTCGGATCTTGACGAGCCGGTCGACTGGAGACGCGACGATGACGATCTGCCCGTGGTTTATCTAACGGTCCGTGCGCTGATCCAGTCCGATTCGACGGACGGTGGTGGGTCGGACTAA
- a CDS encoding ethanolamine ammonia-lyase subunit EutB: protein MSYREVIGSRTYLFADLKTLMAKASPLRSGDQLAGVAAASEEERVAAKMALAQVPLRTFLNEALIPYESDEVTRLVIDDHSPEAFAEIAHLTVGDFRNWLLSSETDAVGLTRIAAGLTPEMVAAVSKLMRNQDLIAAARKRPVVTRFRNTVGLPGHMSVRLQPNHPTDDVKGIAASMLDGLMYGCGDAMIGINPATDSLAAITTLLLVIDDFRQRYQVPTQSCVLTHVTNTIAAIEKGAPVDLVFQSIAGTEKANAGFGISLALLQEAYEAALSLNRGTVGNNVMYFETGQGSALSANAHHGVDQQTCEVRAYAVARKFNPFLVNTVVGFIGPEYLYDGKQITRAGLEDHFCGKLLGVPMGCDICYTNHAEADQDDMDNLLTLLGAAGINFIMGVPGADDVMLNYQSTSFHDALYVREILGLRRAPEFEEWLESMQITDTRGILLNGATRQPLLESAHEWMGIA from the coding sequence ATGAGTTATAGGGAAGTCATCGGCAGTCGTACCTACCTGTTTGCCGACCTGAAAACGCTGATGGCAAAGGCGAGCCCGCTGCGTTCGGGCGACCAGCTTGCGGGCGTTGCCGCGGCCAGCGAGGAAGAGCGCGTCGCGGCCAAGATGGCGCTTGCCCAGGTGCCCTTGCGCACCTTCCTCAATGAGGCGCTGATTCCCTACGAAAGCGACGAAGTCACACGCCTCGTGATCGACGATCACTCGCCCGAAGCCTTCGCCGAAATCGCCCATCTGACGGTAGGCGATTTCCGTAACTGGCTGTTGAGCAGTGAGACGGATGCCGTCGGGCTGACTCGAATCGCCGCAGGACTGACGCCAGAGATGGTCGCCGCGGTGTCGAAGCTGATGCGCAACCAGGATCTGATTGCCGCGGCGCGCAAGCGTCCGGTGGTCACGCGGTTTCGCAATACGGTGGGCTTGCCGGGTCATATGTCGGTGCGTCTGCAACCGAATCATCCGACCGACGACGTCAAGGGCATCGCCGCTTCGATGCTCGATGGCCTGATGTACGGCTGCGGCGACGCGATGATCGGGATCAACCCGGCCACCGACAGTCTTGCTGCGATCACCACGTTGCTGCTGGTGATCGACGACTTCCGGCAGCGTTACCAGGTGCCGACGCAATCGTGTGTGCTGACTCACGTCACCAATACGATCGCCGCTATCGAGAAAGGCGCGCCAGTCGATCTGGTGTTCCAGTCGATTGCGGGCACAGAGAAAGCCAACGCCGGTTTCGGCATTTCGCTCGCACTGCTGCAGGAGGCCTACGAGGCGGCGCTTTCGCTGAATCGCGGCACGGTCGGCAACAACGTGATGTATTTCGAAACCGGGCAGGGCAGCGCGCTCTCGGCGAACGCACATCATGGCGTCGACCAGCAGACCTGCGAAGTGCGCGCCTATGCGGTGGCACGCAAGTTCAATCCGTTCCTCGTCAACACGGTGGTCGGCTTTATTGGTCCGGAGTATCTGTACGACGGCAAGCAGATCACGCGCGCCGGTCTCGAAGACCACTTCTGCGGCAAACTGCTCGGCGTGCCGATGGGTTGCGACATCTGCTATACGAATCACGCTGAAGCAGATCAGGACGATATGGACAACCTGCTGACGCTGCTTGGTGCCGCGGGCATCAACTTCATCATGGGCGTACCCGGCGCGGACGATGTAATGCTGAACTATCAGAGCACGTCATTCCACGACGCGTTATACGTGCGTGAAATCCTGGGCCTAAGACGCGCGCCTGAATTCGAAGAATGGCTGGAGTCGATGCAGATTACCGATACGCGCGGCATTCTGCTCAACGGAGCCACCCGGCAGCCCTTGCTCGAAAGCGCGCATGAATGGATGGGGATCGCATGA
- a CDS encoding heavy metal translocating P-type ATPase: protein MPHASHAETHRHEHGESCAHAHPERVSPHEHVHNHADACCSAAPVALAKLSGPETIGANVRTSIRIMQMDCPTEEALIRKKLGRMPYVRSLDFNLMQRVLTVVHAPEALGSILASLRSLDFEPQLADATAPLTNPPAEPHKPWWPLALAGAAAVGSEAVSWLGAPAWLAAVLAIVAVLSCGLTTYKKGWLAIRNGNLNINALMSIAVTGALVLQQWPEAATVMVLFTIAELIEAKSLDRARNAIKGLMQLTPEEASVQQPDGSWRAVDIKSVTLGDIVRVKPGERIGLDGEIVAGRSSVNQAPITGESLPVDKAEGDAVFAGTINQSGSFDYRVTAAASNTTLARIIHAVEEAQGSKAPTQRFVDQFARVYTPIVFAVALAVAILPPMLFGGLWHEWVYKALVMLVIACPCALVISTPVTIVSGLAAAARRGILIKGGAYLEQGRKLKWLALDKTGTITRGKPMQTDFEMRVEDVALTRCRSLAASLAGRSDHPVSQAIAGAAKTDGIEWLKVSGFEAIPGRGVRGMIDGTPYLLGNHRLVHELGRCSTALEARLDTLERRGKTVVMLMDEERVLALFAVADTVKESSRAAIADLHKLGVQTAMLTGDNPHTAETIASLVGIDRALGDQLPEDKLKAVEGLSANGVTVGMVGDGINDAPALARADIGFAMGAMGTDTAIETADVALMDDDLRKIPLFIRLSQATHSILVQNIALALGLKAVVLTLTLMGYGTMWMAVFADAGASLLVVGNGLRLLRK from the coding sequence ATGCCTCACGCCAGCCACGCAGAAACGCACCGTCATGAGCACGGGGAGTCGTGCGCTCACGCCCATCCGGAGCGGGTTTCGCCACATGAGCACGTCCACAACCACGCCGACGCCTGCTGCTCTGCCGCGCCCGTCGCGCTGGCCAAGCTTTCTGGACCCGAAACCATCGGTGCTAACGTGCGCACCTCGATCCGCATCATGCAGATGGATTGCCCGACCGAAGAGGCGTTGATCCGCAAGAAGCTCGGCCGGATGCCCTACGTGCGCAGCCTCGACTTCAACCTGATGCAGCGCGTGCTTACGGTCGTGCATGCCCCCGAGGCGCTCGGCTCGATTCTGGCGAGCCTGCGCTCGCTCGATTTCGAACCTCAACTGGCCGACGCAACCGCCCCGCTCACGAACCCACCCGCCGAGCCGCACAAGCCGTGGTGGCCGCTGGCACTCGCCGGCGCGGCCGCTGTGGGCTCGGAAGCGGTTAGCTGGCTCGGCGCACCCGCGTGGCTCGCGGCGGTGCTGGCCATCGTCGCTGTACTGTCTTGCGGCCTCACCACCTACAAGAAAGGCTGGCTCGCCATCCGCAATGGCAACCTCAACATCAACGCACTGATGAGCATCGCGGTCACCGGCGCGCTGGTCCTGCAGCAATGGCCAGAAGCTGCCACCGTAATGGTGCTGTTCACGATCGCCGAACTGATCGAAGCCAAATCGCTCGACCGCGCCCGCAACGCGATCAAGGGCCTCATGCAACTGACGCCCGAAGAAGCCTCCGTCCAGCAGCCCGACGGCAGTTGGCGCGCTGTCGATATCAAATCGGTCACACTGGGCGACATCGTGCGAGTAAAGCCGGGCGAGCGAATCGGACTTGATGGCGAGATCGTCGCAGGCCGCTCGAGCGTGAACCAGGCGCCGATCACCGGCGAAAGCCTGCCGGTCGACAAAGCCGAAGGCGACGCCGTATTCGCCGGCACGATCAACCAGAGCGGTTCCTTCGACTACCGCGTGACGGCCGCCGCCAGCAACACCACGCTTGCTCGCATCATCCACGCGGTCGAAGAAGCGCAAGGCTCCAAAGCGCCGACGCAGCGCTTCGTCGACCAGTTCGCCCGCGTCTACACGCCGATCGTGTTCGCCGTCGCGCTGGCTGTGGCGATCCTCCCGCCGATGCTGTTCGGCGGCCTGTGGCACGAATGGGTCTACAAGGCGCTGGTGATGCTGGTGATCGCCTGCCCGTGCGCGCTGGTGATCTCCACCCCCGTGACGATCGTGAGCGGTCTCGCGGCCGCCGCCCGCCGGGGCATCCTGATCAAGGGTGGCGCGTACCTCGAGCAGGGCCGCAAGCTGAAGTGGCTCGCTCTCGACAAGACCGGCACGATCACCCGCGGCAAACCGATGCAGACGGACTTCGAAATGCGTGTGGAGGATGTCGCACTCACCCGCTGCCGCAGCCTTGCCGCGAGTCTCGCTGGTCGCTCCGATCATCCGGTGTCGCAGGCGATTGCGGGCGCGGCCAAAACCGACGGTATCGAGTGGTTGAAGGTTAGCGGGTTCGAGGCGATTCCCGGACGCGGCGTGCGCGGCATGATCGACGGCACGCCGTATCTGCTCGGCAACCACCGCCTCGTCCACGAACTCGGCCGCTGCTCGACGGCGCTCGAAGCACGGCTCGATACGCTCGAACGCCGGGGCAAAACCGTCGTCATGCTGATGGACGAAGAACGCGTGCTGGCCCTCTTCGCCGTAGCCGATACGGTGAAGGAGAGCAGTCGCGCCGCGATTGCCGACCTGCACAAGCTGGGGGTGCAAACGGCCATGCTGACCGGCGACAACCCGCACACGGCCGAAACCATCGCGAGCCTCGTCGGCATCGATCGCGCACTCGGCGACCAGTTACCGGAAGACAAGCTCAAGGCCGTAGAAGGGTTGTCGGCCAATGGCGTGACGGTCGGCATGGTGGGCGACGGCATCAACGATGCCCCGGCGCTCGCTCGCGCAGACATCGGCTTCGCGATGGGTGCGATGGGCACCGACACCGCCATCGAAACCGCAGACGTCGCCCTGATGGACGACGACCTGCGCAAGATTCCGCTCTTCATCCGGCTCTCGCAGGCGACGCACTCGATACTGGTGCAGAACATTGCCCTAGCGCTCGGCCTGAAGGCGGTGGTTCTGACGCTCACGTTGATGGGCTACGGCACGATGTGGATGGCCGTGTTCGCCGATGCAGGCGCCAGTCTGCTGGTGGTGGGCAACGGCTTGCGACTCCTGCGCAAGTAA
- the dbpA gene encoding ATP-dependent RNA helicase DbpA, giving the protein MNSPTTTAAPAGAPFSLLPLAPAMLANLTQLGYVEMTPIQAASLPIALAGNDLIAQAKTGSGKTAAFSLALLARLDARNFDVQAMVLCPTRELADQVTQEIRRLARAEQNIKVLTLCGGTPMRPQTASLEQGAHIVVGTPGRIMDHLERGSLALGALNTLVLDEADRMLDMGFFDDIATVVRQCPKERQTLLFSATYPDGIVKLSQQFLRNPKEVKLEERHDNSKIRQRFYEVTEDGRLHAVGLLLNHYRPVSSLAFCNTKQQCRDLLDVLRAQGFHALALHGELDQRERDQVLIQFANRSCSVLVATDVAARGLDIEQLEAVINVDVTPDPEVHVHRIGRTGRADQEGWALSLASMNEMGRVGSLEQAQGREVEWHPLSELTSTSNERLLPPMETLQILGGRKEKIRPGDVLGALTGEAGFAGSQIGKINVTEFSTYVAVERSIARDALRKLSAGKVKGKKVKVRMMDE; this is encoded by the coding sequence ATGAACAGTCCCACGACCACCGCCGCGCCTGCGGGCGCACCCTTCAGCCTGCTACCGCTGGCGCCGGCGATGCTCGCCAATCTCACGCAGCTCGGCTACGTCGAGATGACGCCGATCCAGGCCGCGAGCCTGCCGATCGCGCTGGCCGGCAACGATCTGATCGCCCAGGCGAAAACCGGTAGCGGCAAAACCGCGGCGTTTTCGCTCGCACTGCTGGCGCGCCTCGACGCGCGCAACTTCGACGTGCAGGCCATGGTGCTGTGCCCGACGCGCGAATTGGCCGATCAGGTCACGCAGGAAATCCGCCGCCTCGCGCGCGCCGAACAGAACATCAAGGTGCTGACGCTGTGCGGCGGCACGCCAATGCGTCCGCAAACCGCGAGCCTGGAGCAAGGCGCGCATATCGTCGTCGGCACGCCGGGGCGCATCATGGATCACCTCGAGCGCGGCAGTCTCGCCCTCGGCGCGCTGAACACGCTGGTACTCGATGAAGCCGACCGCATGCTCGACATGGGTTTCTTCGACGACATCGCGACCGTCGTGCGTCAGTGTCCGAAGGAGCGCCAGACGCTGTTGTTCTCCGCGACGTACCCTGATGGCATCGTCAAGCTGAGCCAGCAGTTCCTGCGCAATCCCAAGGAAGTAAAGTTGGAGGAGCGGCATGACAACAGCAAGATTCGTCAACGCTTCTACGAAGTGACGGAAGACGGCCGGCTGCACGCAGTCGGGTTGCTGCTGAATCACTACCGCCCGGTGAGCTCGCTGGCATTCTGCAATACCAAACAGCAATGTCGCGATCTGCTCGACGTGCTGCGTGCGCAGGGCTTTCATGCGCTCGCACTGCACGGCGAACTCGATCAGCGCGAGCGCGATCAGGTGCTGATCCAGTTTGCGAATCGTAGCTGCTCGGTGCTGGTAGCGACTGACGTTGCCGCCCGTGGGCTGGACATCGAGCAGCTCGAAGCGGTGATCAACGTCGATGTGACGCCGGATCCCGAGGTGCACGTGCATCGTATCGGCCGTACAGGTCGTGCCGATCAGGAGGGCTGGGCACTGAGTCTCGCGAGCATGAACGAGATGGGCCGCGTCGGCAGTCTCGAGCAGGCGCAGGGACGTGAGGTGGAGTGGCATCCCCTATCGGAGCTGACATCGACCAGCAACGAGCGCCTGTTGCCGCCGATGGAAACGCTGCAGATTCTCGGCGGCCGCAAGGAAAAGATCCGTCCGGGCGACGTGCTCGGCGCGCTGACCGGCGAAGCGGGTTTCGCCGGCTCGCAGATCGGCAAGATCAATGTGACGGAGTTCTCGACCTACGTTGCGGTTGAGCGCAGCATCGCACGCGATGCGTTGCGCAAGCTTAGCGCCGGCAAGGTGAAGGGCAAGAAGGTCAAAGTCCGCATGATGGACGAGTAA
- a CDS encoding DUF779 domain-containing protein produces MADKEVERVIVTPAAVELIGKLQAEHGPVLFHQSGGCCDGSAPMCFPAGEFMVGSSDVKLGTIAGVPFYMSESQFEYWQHTQLIIDVVPGNGGMFSLERPTGMRFLTRSRLFEDDENAWLETHPVERADA; encoded by the coding sequence ATGGCCGACAAGGAAGTGGAACGCGTGATCGTGACGCCGGCAGCGGTGGAGTTGATCGGGAAACTGCAGGCTGAGCATGGGCCGGTGTTGTTTCACCAGTCCGGAGGATGCTGCGACGGCAGCGCGCCGATGTGTTTTCCGGCGGGAGAGTTTATGGTCGGCTCATCCGATGTGAAACTCGGCACGATCGCGGGCGTGCCGTTCTATATGAGCGAATCGCAATTCGAGTATTGGCAGCACACACAGCTGATCATCGACGTCGTGCCGGGCAATGGTGGGATGTTTTCGCTCGAGCGGCCCACGGGGATGCGGTTTCTGACGCGCTCGCGGCTCTTCGAGGACGATGAGAATGCGTGGCTGGAAACGCATCCGGTTGAACGGGCGGATGCGTGA
- the cadR gene encoding Cd(II)/Pb(II)-responsive transcriptional regulator has product MKIGELAKIAHCTTETIRFYEKEGLLPEADRTEANYRSYAARHVERLRFIRNCRALDMTHDEIRALLRLTDTPADGCGAINTLIDEHIAHVDTRIDELKQLKAQLTSLREQCQIEQAVEDCGIVHGLTDMEVSAPRSRHTHLG; this is encoded by the coding sequence ATGAAAATCGGCGAACTCGCGAAGATTGCCCACTGCACCACCGAAACCATCCGCTTCTACGAGAAAGAGGGCCTGTTGCCCGAAGCGGACCGCACCGAAGCGAATTACCGCAGCTACGCGGCGCGCCACGTCGAACGCCTGCGTTTCATCCGCAACTGCCGCGCGCTCGACATGACGCACGACGAAATCCGCGCTCTACTGCGCCTGACCGACACCCCAGCCGACGGCTGCGGCGCGATCAACACGCTGATCGACGAGCACATTGCGCATGTCGATACGCGGATCGACGAGCTCAAGCAACTCAAGGCGCAATTGACGTCGTTGCGCGAACAATGCCAGATCGAACAGGCCGTCGAGGATTGCGGCATCGTCCACGGACTCACCGACATGGAAGTGAGCGCCCCCCGTTCGCGGCATACACATCTGGGTTGA
- a CDS encoding methyl-accepting chemotaxis protein, which translates to MVQTIRIKIIFAFGACVVLMAAIGLFGILGLSRVNSNVANGYVGNTVPISDLSEVRIAQLNVRLMLRRIQVFHDPARTAEYAAAIATYFEQLNKSWNHYYSSGISSDKEHEIAERIKNMLPRFTASTNQAVAAASAGNFDAAGTAIEDVLAVSTSMNNALDEDAALNLAQAKQFVDDSDATFATTRWIAIGLLVAGIVVAVGISTYLLRTILNPLNRAIDVANHIANGELENRVTVDSRGEFGQLLEALRKMDGNLSDTVRGIKSSTASVAVASREIASGNTDLSARTEQQAASLEETAASMVQLTETVKQNADNARQANTLAMHATDIADTGNNSVQAMVGTIDQISSSSSKISDITGVIESIAFQTNILALNAAVEAARAGEQGRGFAVVASEVRSLAQRSAAAAKEIKELISSSVATIQDGARQATEVSATVRQVKQAIQQVSDLVGEIAAASEEQSRGIEQVNQAVGQMDEVTQQNAALVEEAAAAAHSLEEQANNLQGAVSAFRLDDRESSVSRMPVAENRPLVPVRKISKAPARLKAIGQAPAPSPAAEPLALTHKSDPTWEAF; encoded by the coding sequence CTGGTGCAAACAATCAGAATCAAGATCATTTTCGCGTTCGGCGCGTGCGTTGTACTCATGGCTGCTATCGGCCTCTTTGGGATACTCGGGCTTTCCAGAGTCAATTCGAACGTCGCCAACGGATACGTTGGCAACACCGTTCCGATCTCCGATCTATCGGAAGTTCGCATAGCCCAACTCAATGTGCGCCTTATGCTAAGGCGCATTCAGGTATTCCACGATCCGGCCAGGACAGCGGAGTACGCCGCGGCAATCGCCACGTATTTTGAACAGCTCAATAAATCGTGGAATCACTACTATTCAAGCGGGATATCCAGCGACAAGGAACATGAGATCGCGGAGCGCATCAAGAACATGCTGCCGCGCTTCACGGCGTCAACGAACCAGGCCGTAGCTGCAGCTAGCGCAGGGAATTTCGATGCGGCTGGTACTGCAATCGAAGACGTTCTTGCGGTGTCAACGTCCATGAACAATGCTCTGGACGAGGACGCCGCACTCAATCTGGCTCAGGCCAAACAATTTGTCGACGACAGCGACGCCACCTTCGCGACTACGCGTTGGATCGCGATCGGTCTGCTCGTGGCCGGCATTGTTGTTGCCGTGGGAATATCCACCTACCTGCTGCGCACGATTCTGAATCCGCTCAACAGGGCGATTGACGTAGCGAACCATATCGCAAACGGTGAACTGGAAAATCGCGTCACCGTCGATTCACGAGGCGAGTTTGGTCAGTTGCTCGAAGCATTGAGGAAAATGGACGGGAATCTCAGCGATACGGTTCGCGGGATTAAATCGTCTACTGCCTCGGTTGCTGTCGCGTCACGCGAAATCGCAAGCGGCAATACCGACCTCTCCGCGCGCACCGAACAACAGGCGGCATCGCTTGAAGAAACCGCCGCCAGCATGGTGCAGTTGACGGAGACGGTAAAGCAGAACGCCGACAATGCGCGCCAGGCGAACACCCTCGCCATGCACGCGACCGATATAGCGGACACAGGCAACAATTCCGTTCAGGCCATGGTCGGCACGATCGATCAGATCAGCAGTAGCTCAAGCAAGATCTCCGACATTACCGGCGTCATCGAAAGCATTGCTTTCCAGACCAATATTCTTGCGCTGAATGCAGCGGTCGAAGCCGCACGCGCGGGCGAGCAGGGCCGCGGCTTTGCCGTCGTGGCCAGCGAGGTCCGCAGTCTGGCTCAGCGCTCGGCCGCCGCCGCGAAAGAAATCAAGGAATTGATCAGCTCGTCCGTGGCAACGATTCAGGACGGCGCCAGACAGGCCACGGAAGTCAGTGCAACGGTGCGCCAGGTCAAGCAGGCCATCCAGCAGGTCTCGGATCTCGTCGGCGAGATCGCTGCGGCGTCTGAAGAGCAAAGTCGCGGCATTGAGCAGGTGAACCAGGCAGTCGGCCAGATGGACGAAGTCACGCAACAGAACGCGGCGCTCGTCGAAGAGGCCGCTGCGGCGGCGCATTCCCTCGAAGAGCAGGCGAACAATCTGCAGGGGGCGGTGTCGGCGTTCAGGCTCGACGACCGTGAGTCCTCCGTGTCGCGCATGCCGGTTGCGGAGAACCGGCCACTCGTTCCCGTGCGGAAGATATCGAAGGCGCCCGCGAGGTTAAAAGCAATCGGGCAAGCGCCCGCGCCCTCGCCAGCCGCTGAACCGCTTGCGCTGACGCACAAGTCAGATCCAACATGGGAGGCGTTCTGA
- the eutC gene encoding ethanolamine ammonia-lyase subunit EutC, producing the protein MSKDFLEKNPWNALRQFTNARIALGRAGNSLPTAPLLAFNLSHAQARDAVHQPLDAESLHVQLRANGFTTLDVHSAAPDRQHYLRRPDLGRRLSDESRDVLKQVAVEPPEVVFVIADGLSAFAAAKQSIPLLQAVCSKLGDWKIGPVVIARQARVALGDEIGELLGTRLVVMLIGERPGLSSPDSLGIYLTYAPKVGCSDAQRNCISNVRPEGLSYAGAAHKLHYLLTHARRLGLTGVGLKDDSDALLEAPSATADIALTSESE; encoded by the coding sequence ATGAGCAAGGATTTCCTCGAAAAGAACCCATGGAACGCGTTGCGTCAGTTCACCAATGCGCGCATCGCCTTGGGCCGTGCGGGCAACAGCTTGCCGACCGCGCCGCTGCTCGCGTTCAATCTGTCGCATGCTCAAGCTCGGGACGCGGTGCATCAGCCGCTGGATGCGGAGTCGCTGCACGTGCAGTTACGCGCCAATGGTTTCACGACGCTCGACGTGCATAGCGCGGCGCCGGACCGGCAACACTATTTGCGCCGTCCGGACCTGGGCCGGCGTTTGTCGGACGAGAGTCGAGATGTGCTTAAGCAGGTTGCGGTGGAACCGCCCGAAGTGGTGTTCGTGATCGCCGATGGCTTGTCGGCCTTCGCCGCCGCGAAGCAGTCGATCCCGCTATTGCAGGCGGTATGTTCAAAGCTGGGTGACTGGAAGATCGGACCGGTTGTGATCGCGCGGCAGGCGAGGGTGGCGCTTGGCGACGAGATCGGCGAACTGCTCGGCACCAGGCTCGTCGTGATGCTGATTGGCGAGCGTCCAGGTTTGAGTTCGCCGGACAGCCTCGGCATCTATCTGACGTATGCGCCTAAAGTGGGCTGCAGCGACGCGCAGCGCAATTGCATTTCGAATGTACGTCCTGAGGGGTTGAGCTATGCGGGCGCGGCGCACAAGCTGCACTATCTGCTGACGCATGCGCGCCGACTGGGCCTGACTGGCGTAGGTCTAAAGGACGATAGCGACGCACTGCTTGAAGCGCCGTCGGCAACGGCCGATATCGCGTTGACATCCGAAAGCGAGTAG